A region of the Stieleria neptunia genome:
CGGCGTGCAAACCGACGACGGCGTGTGCGCGTCACGGAAACGGATGCCGGCGGCGGCAAGCCGATCCAGGTTCGGCGTCGGGATCTTCGAGTCGCCCTGGTAGCATTGCGGATCGCCCCAACCCATGTCGTCGGCAAGCAGGACCACGACGTGGGGCCGCCCGGTTTGAGCCTGTGTCGCTTTGGCCTGTGTCGCTTGGACCTGTGCGGTGCAAATTGCCGGCACGAGTGCCAGTCGCGCTACGGCCAACAACATCGCAGCCGAACAGGTGATGGGGAAGGATAATTCGCTCATGCTGATTTCGAAGCGTCTCGGCCAGCGGGCGCATCGTTTCGATGGATGGATTCGGCGTCCATCGCCTGATGCGGTGCAGGCTGGAGTGGAGCGAGACGCGATGACCGATGCAGGGGATTTTGGGGGCAGGATGTTTGGGAAGGACTTCGGGGCAAGGGATTGTAGTCCAGCTGCTCGATGGAATGTTGCCGACCAGAAAAAGGGTCAGGAGCCGAATTGGCAGGCTATGCGGATAGAAGGCCGTAGGGTGGGGACAATGAAGGAGTGGCTTGGAGAAACCCATCAGGCTGTCTATCCTGAGAGGACTCGGACGGCGCGGCCGCAACGCCGTGCAAACTCAACTGAAGAAGAGGTGCAGAATGGCCCGCTCGCTTTGCTCATTATTGTTCTTGCTCACGGCCGGTCTGCTGCTAGCCGATGACTGGAGTGCCGAAGACGACACCTTTGATCCGAGTCTTCCATCGGTTGTGATTGGAGACCGATCCTGGATCGGCGATCCCTCTCCCTTTGTCCATGCCCAGTCATCACGTACCGGATACACCCACGTCAATGCCACGAATTACCCGGGGCTGGATCCGGCGGTGCAACTCTCCCTCATGCTGCCACTGAAAGCGGGAGAAACACAACCTCCCGGAGGCGGGATGTTGTTGCTCAACGAAGCACAAACCCGAACGCTCATCAAAGCGTTCACCGATGCCGTGGAATCGAAACCCGGCGAGAAGCCGGAGGGAGTGCAGATCGAGACGTCGCTCGAAGGCGCAATCTGGTCCCTGACCGCTGCCGAAGACGATGAGACCCGAGTCGTGCATCTGGAAAACAAACTCAAGGAAAAAACGCATCGTTATCGTTTCTCCGTCAATGCTTCAAAAAAGCTACTCGGTGCGATCAAGCATTCGCTCGAAAAGCTGGACAGCCCGGCTGCAGAATAATCCGCGCCACCGAAATACCTCCTCGATCGAAGGGGGGGGCGTTGGTTTGGCTTTCTTTCCTGGGGGGGCGGTCACTCCGCTGTGCTGGTTCCCTGACCCCAGGCTATGTTGCTGATGCCCGTTGGACAAATGCTGCGGAACCGTTTCCGCCTCAGATTCGAACCGGCCGCAACAATCAATTCCGCGCAGCCCAGGGTCTGCCTGACGGCCCATCGGCATGCACAGCATGCCCTACGTAGCCGTGGAGTTGAGTTAAGATACCGATTGCAATACCTGCCAACTGGGGAGGTTTAGAACCACATGGCCTGACGAAGGAAACGAGGAAAGCGATCCATGCCACTGAAGATCATCTGTCTTGCGACAATCTGTTGGATGTGTTTCGGCCCCTCGGTGGCGCTGGCTGAGGATCGCCCGCCCAACTTCGTGATCCTCTTCACCGACGACCAGGGCTATGCCGATGCGGGTTGTTTCGGATCGCCCGACATTCGCACGCCGCGGTTGGATGCGATGGCTGCCGAAGGCGTGAAGTTCACCAGTTTCTATGCGCAACCGATTTGCGGGCCGTCGCGGGCGGCGTTGATGACCGGTTGTTATCCGATGCGTGTCGCCGAACGCGGTAACACGAAACAGGTTCACCCGATTCTTCACAGCGACGAAATCACCATCGCGGAACTTCTTAAAACGAAAGGCTACGCGACCGCCTGTTTCGGGAAATGGGATCTCGCCAAGCATGCTCAGCAGGGATTCTATATGGACCTGTTCCCCACGCGACAGGGCTTTGATTCTTTCTTCGGGACGCCGACAAGCAACGACAGGATCGTCAACTTGTATCGCAATGAAGAACTGATCGAACCGAAGACGGAGATGGCGACGCTGACCCGGCGATACACCGACGAAGCGATCGCGTTCATGCGAAAGAACAAGGAGCGACCATTCTTTGCCTATATCCCGCACACGATGCCGCACACCCGTTTGGACGCAACGCCCCAATTCAAGGGCAAGAGCAAACGAGGTCTGTACGGCGACGTGATCGAGGAGATCGATTTCAACGTCGGCCGACTGCTCGATGCCGTCAAAGACATGGGCCTGAAAGACAACACCTACGTCTTCTTCACCAGCGACAACGGTCCCTGGTTGATCAAGAACAAAAACCATGCCGACGGGCATCTTCCCCGCGACCACGGCGGATCGGCGGGCCCATTACGCAGCGGCAAAGTGTCGACCTTTGAAGGCGGCGTCCGAGTGCCATGTATTGTTTGGGGAAATCGTCACGTGCCGGCGGGGCAAACGTGCGATTCGATTGCCACGACGCTGGACGTTCTCCCCACACTTGCGGCCCTGGCCGGTGCCGAACTCCCCACCGATCGCGTCATCGACGGCGAAGACATTCGCCATTTGCTGCACGGCGAATTTGAAAAAGCGAACCCCGACAAAGCGTTTTTCTACTACCTGCGCGTCCACCTGCAGGCCGTCCGTCAGGGCAAATGGAAACTGCATCTGCCGCGTGAAAACGAACCGGTCGGTGCGGTGGAGTTCCGCAAGAATACGCACATTGCGCCGGCCGATCGGATCGGTTTTGAGAGCCCGTTTCTGGTCGACCTGGACCATGATCCAGGT
Encoded here:
- a CDS encoding sulfatase family protein, whose amino-acid sequence is MCFGPSVALAEDRPPNFVILFTDDQGYADAGCFGSPDIRTPRLDAMAAEGVKFTSFYAQPICGPSRAALMTGCYPMRVAERGNTKQVHPILHSDEITIAELLKTKGYATACFGKWDLAKHAQQGFYMDLFPTRQGFDSFFGTPTSNDRIVNLYRNEELIEPKTEMATLTRRYTDEAIAFMRKNKERPFFAYIPHTMPHTRLDATPQFKGKSKRGLYGDVIEEIDFNVGRLLDAVKDMGLKDNTYVFFTSDNGPWLIKNKNHADGHLPRDHGGSAGPLRSGKVSTFEGGVRVPCIVWGNRHVPAGQTCDSIATTLDVLPTLAALAGAELPTDRVIDGEDIRHLLHGEFEKANPDKAFFYYLRVHLQAVRQGKWKLHLPRENEPVGAVEFRKNTHIAPADRIGFESPFLVDLDHDPGETTNVADDHPAVVKHLLALADAMRSDLGDYNHVGENMRFFDLQGPRPTTPPVPVRPKHGTK